A part of Perca fluviatilis chromosome 15, GENO_Pfluv_1.0, whole genome shotgun sequence genomic DNA contains:
- the LOC120575368 gene encoding carcinoembryonic antigen-related cell adhesion molecule 6-like isoform X2, translated as MCNMCIVTWTLMPLFLAGVLCNTWEVVYHQRRICAVKGSSAVIPCSFYYPKNLRVKRVMWVQVKSHPFRTLFISDRKMKQVTTRFQYFGDKHHNCSLKIHQVEHNDTGKYTFRFTTNSKGGKWTGRVGSTLKVVDLSISVTKPNGNGTTKEGKSVNLTCRNICDGSKLLSAFTWFKNGEPITEGPTLYLSNMSSTNSGNYTCSLKTHTGTTSGVIHIDVKYGPKNTSVSVRPSMEADAGSNINLTCSSHANPPVENYTWFKIDDDDNIMDVGNGPVFVPGDGGQYLCSATNKHGSQNSSVVTFKIKPYWATCTRDVLIIATVAVLLIGITVTAVRRLHKKKTWVPETEEDIQNTDYVNWLPCDNQSQQGNQYEEAATEVIYATVHFTNKRKSNQMASHNNEDVVYITVCRNQLSNPL; from the exons ATGTGTAACATGTGCATTGTGACGTGGACACTGATGCCACTGTTTCTGGCTG GTGTTCTCTGCAATACATGGGAAGTGGTATACCATCAGCGACGTATCTGTGCAGTGAAAGGCTCGTCTGCTGTCATTCCTTGTTCATTCTACTATCCTAAGAACCTGAGAGTGAAAAGAGTCATGTGGGTTCAAGTTAAGTCTCATCCTTTCAGGACTCTCTTTATTTCTGACAGGAAGATGAAACAAGTCACTACAAGATTCCAGTATTTTGGTGACAAACATCACAATTGTTCTTTAAAAATACACCAAGTGGAGCATAATGATACAGGGAAATACACCTTCAGATTTACAACTAACTCCAAAGGGGGCAAGTGGACTGGTAGAGTTGGCTCAACACTGAAGGTTGTTG ATTTGAGCATTTCGGTTACAAAGCCTAATGGAAACGGAACAACAAAGGAGGGCAAGTCTGTGAATCTGACCTGCAGAAACATCTGTGATGGCAGTAAACTTCTATCTGCTTTCACCTGGTTTAAGAATGGAGAACCTATAACTGAAGGACCTACACTTTATTTAAGCAACATGTCCTCCACAAACTCTGGAAACTACACTTGttctctgaaaacacacacaggaacaactTCAGGAGTCATACATATTGATGTCAAGT ATGGCCCCAAGAACACATCAGTGTCTGTCAGACCCTCGATGGAGGCAGACGCCGGCAGCAACATAAAcctgacctgcagcagccatgCAAACCCCCCAGTGGAGAATTATACTTGGTTTAAAATAGATGACGATGATAATATAATGGATGTTGGAAACGGGCCTGTGTTCGTCCCTGGTGATGGTGGCCAGTATTTATGCAGTGCCACCAACAAACATGGAAGCCAAAACTCCTCTGTTGTCACTTTTAAAATTAAAC CATACTGGGCAACATGTACCAGAGATGTACTGATCATTGCTACTGTTGCTGTGCTCCTGATTGGGATTACTGTTACCGCCGTCAGAAG ACTCCACAAAAAAAAGACGTGggtaccagagacagaggaggacatACAG AATACAGACTATGTCAACTGGCTGCCCTGTgacaaccaatcacaacagGGAAATCAGTACGAGGAAGCAGCAACAGAAGTCATCTATGCAACTGTACACTTCACCAACAAAAGAAAGTCAAAC CAGATGGCCTCCCATAATAATGAAGACGTAGTTTACATCACAGTGTGCAG GAACCAACTATCGAACCCTTTATAG
- the LOC120575368 gene encoding carcinoembryonic antigen-related cell adhesion molecule 6-like isoform X4, which produces MCNMCIVTWTLMPLFLAGVLCNTWEVVYHQRRICAVKGSSAVIPCSFYYPKNLRVKRVMWVQVKSHPFRTLFISDRKMKQVTTRFQYFGDKHHNCSLKIHQVEHNDTGKYTFRFTTNSKGGKWTGRVGSTLKVVDLSISVTKPNGNGTTKEGKSVNLTCRNICDGSKLLSAFTWFKNGEPITEGPTLYLSNMSSTNSGNYTCSLKTHTGTTSGVIHIDVKYGPKNTSVSVRPSMEADAGSNINLTCSSHANPPVENYTWFKIDDDDNIMDVGNGPVFVPGDGGQYLCSATNKHGSQNSSVVTFKIKPYWATCTRDVLIIATVAVLLIGITVTAVRRLHKKKTWVPETEEDIQNTDYVNWLPCDNQSQQGNQYEEAATEVIYATVHFTNKRKSNEPTIEPFID; this is translated from the exons ATGTGTAACATGTGCATTGTGACGTGGACACTGATGCCACTGTTTCTGGCTG GTGTTCTCTGCAATACATGGGAAGTGGTATACCATCAGCGACGTATCTGTGCAGTGAAAGGCTCGTCTGCTGTCATTCCTTGTTCATTCTACTATCCTAAGAACCTGAGAGTGAAAAGAGTCATGTGGGTTCAAGTTAAGTCTCATCCTTTCAGGACTCTCTTTATTTCTGACAGGAAGATGAAACAAGTCACTACAAGATTCCAGTATTTTGGTGACAAACATCACAATTGTTCTTTAAAAATACACCAAGTGGAGCATAATGATACAGGGAAATACACCTTCAGATTTACAACTAACTCCAAAGGGGGCAAGTGGACTGGTAGAGTTGGCTCAACACTGAAGGTTGTTG ATTTGAGCATTTCGGTTACAAAGCCTAATGGAAACGGAACAACAAAGGAGGGCAAGTCTGTGAATCTGACCTGCAGAAACATCTGTGATGGCAGTAAACTTCTATCTGCTTTCACCTGGTTTAAGAATGGAGAACCTATAACTGAAGGACCTACACTTTATTTAAGCAACATGTCCTCCACAAACTCTGGAAACTACACTTGttctctgaaaacacacacaggaacaactTCAGGAGTCATACATATTGATGTCAAGT ATGGCCCCAAGAACACATCAGTGTCTGTCAGACCCTCGATGGAGGCAGACGCCGGCAGCAACATAAAcctgacctgcagcagccatgCAAACCCCCCAGTGGAGAATTATACTTGGTTTAAAATAGATGACGATGATAATATAATGGATGTTGGAAACGGGCCTGTGTTCGTCCCTGGTGATGGTGGCCAGTATTTATGCAGTGCCACCAACAAACATGGAAGCCAAAACTCCTCTGTTGTCACTTTTAAAATTAAAC CATACTGGGCAACATGTACCAGAGATGTACTGATCATTGCTACTGTTGCTGTGCTCCTGATTGGGATTACTGTTACCGCCGTCAGAAG ACTCCACAAAAAAAAGACGTGggtaccagagacagaggaggacatACAG AATACAGACTATGTCAACTGGCTGCCCTGTgacaaccaatcacaacagGGAAATCAGTACGAGGAAGCAGCAACAGAAGTCATCTATGCAACTGTACACTTCACCAACAAAAGAAAGTCAAAC GAACCAACTATCGAACCCTTTATAGATTGA
- the LOC120575368 gene encoding carcinoembryonic antigen-related cell adhesion molecule 6-like isoform X3 codes for MCNMCIVTWTLMPLFLAGVLCNTWEVVYHQRRICAVKGSSAVIPCSFYYPKNLRVKRVMWVQVKSHPFRTLFISDRKMKQVTTRFQYFGDKHHNCSLKIHQVEHNDTGKYTFRFTTNSKGGKWTGRVGSTLKVVDLSISVTKPNGNGTTKEGKSVNLTCRNICDGSKLLSAFTWFKNGEPITEGPTLYLSNMSSTNSGNYTCSLKTHTGTTSGVIHIDVKYGPKNTSVSVRPSMEADAGSNINLTCSSHANPPVENYTWFKIDDDDNIMDVGNGPVFVPGDGGQYLCSATNKHGSQNSSVVTFKIKPYWATCTRDVLIIATVAVLLIGITVTAVRRLHKKKTWVPETEEDIQNTDYVNWLPCDNQSQQGNQYEEAATEVIYATVHFTNKRKSNMASHNNEDVVYITVCRNQLSNPL; via the exons ATGTGTAACATGTGCATTGTGACGTGGACACTGATGCCACTGTTTCTGGCTG GTGTTCTCTGCAATACATGGGAAGTGGTATACCATCAGCGACGTATCTGTGCAGTGAAAGGCTCGTCTGCTGTCATTCCTTGTTCATTCTACTATCCTAAGAACCTGAGAGTGAAAAGAGTCATGTGGGTTCAAGTTAAGTCTCATCCTTTCAGGACTCTCTTTATTTCTGACAGGAAGATGAAACAAGTCACTACAAGATTCCAGTATTTTGGTGACAAACATCACAATTGTTCTTTAAAAATACACCAAGTGGAGCATAATGATACAGGGAAATACACCTTCAGATTTACAACTAACTCCAAAGGGGGCAAGTGGACTGGTAGAGTTGGCTCAACACTGAAGGTTGTTG ATTTGAGCATTTCGGTTACAAAGCCTAATGGAAACGGAACAACAAAGGAGGGCAAGTCTGTGAATCTGACCTGCAGAAACATCTGTGATGGCAGTAAACTTCTATCTGCTTTCACCTGGTTTAAGAATGGAGAACCTATAACTGAAGGACCTACACTTTATTTAAGCAACATGTCCTCCACAAACTCTGGAAACTACACTTGttctctgaaaacacacacaggaacaactTCAGGAGTCATACATATTGATGTCAAGT ATGGCCCCAAGAACACATCAGTGTCTGTCAGACCCTCGATGGAGGCAGACGCCGGCAGCAACATAAAcctgacctgcagcagccatgCAAACCCCCCAGTGGAGAATTATACTTGGTTTAAAATAGATGACGATGATAATATAATGGATGTTGGAAACGGGCCTGTGTTCGTCCCTGGTGATGGTGGCCAGTATTTATGCAGTGCCACCAACAAACATGGAAGCCAAAACTCCTCTGTTGTCACTTTTAAAATTAAAC CATACTGGGCAACATGTACCAGAGATGTACTGATCATTGCTACTGTTGCTGTGCTCCTGATTGGGATTACTGTTACCGCCGTCAGAAG ACTCCACAAAAAAAAGACGTGggtaccagagacagaggaggacatACAG AATACAGACTATGTCAACTGGCTGCCCTGTgacaaccaatcacaacagGGAAATCAGTACGAGGAAGCAGCAACAGAAGTCATCTATGCAACTGTACACTTCACCAACAAAAGAAAGTCAAAC ATGGCCTCCCATAATAATGAAGACGTAGTTTACATCACAGTGTGCAG GAACCAACTATCGAACCCTTTATAG
- the LOC120575368 gene encoding B-cell receptor CD22-like isoform X7 — MCVEGRNLTWTLMLLFLTDLSISVTKPNGNGTTKEGDSVNLTCRNSCDGSKLSAFTWFKNGEPITEGPTLYLSNMSSTNSGNYTCSLKTHTGTTSGVIHIDVEYGPKNTSVSVRPSMEADAGSNITLTCSSHANPPVENYTWFKMDDDDDIMDVGNGPVFVPGDGGQYLCSATNKHGSQNSPVFPLKIKQYWTFTRDVLIIPIIAGVSVLLIVTTVIAIGKLKSKRTRAPETDCEEDIQNTVYVNYPVFDNNQSQERTGCEEQTLELIYTAVDFHTKRKSNMEQQMASHNDDEVVYSTVCRELLNPSYVETL; from the exons ATGTGTGTTGAAGGCAGAAACCTGACATGGACACTGATGCTGCTGTTTCTGACTG ATTTGAGCATTTCGGTTACAAAGCCTAATGGAAACGGAACAACAAAGGAGGGCGACTCTGTGAATCTGACCTGCAGAAACAGCTGTGATGGCAGTAAACTATCTGCTTTCACCTGGTTTAAGAATGGAGAACCTATAACTGAAGGACCTACACTTTATTTAAGCAACATGTCCTCCACAAACTCTGGAAACTACACTTGttctctgaaaacacacacaggaacaactTCAGGAGTCATACACATTGATGTCGAGT ATGGCCCCAAGAACACATCAGTGTCTGTCAGACCCTCGATGGAGGCAGACGCCGGCAGCAACATAACcctgacctgcagcagccatgCAAACCCCCCAGTGGAGAATTATACTTGGTTTAAAATGGATGACGATGATGATATAATGGATGTTGGAAACGGGCCTGTGTTCGTCCCTGGTGATGGTGGCCAGTATTTATGCAGTGCCACCAACAAACATGGAAGCCAAAACTCCCCTGTTTTTCCTTTAAAAATTAAAC AATATTGGACATTTACCAGAGATGTACTTATCATTCCCATAATTGCCGGGGTTTCAGTGCTTCTGATTGTGACCACTGTTATTGCCATCGGAAA ACTCAAAAGTAAAAGGACAAGAGCACCAGAGACTGACTGTGAGGAGGACATACAG AATACGGTCTATGTCAACTATCCTGTTTTTGACAATAACCAATCACAAGAGAGAACTGGATGTGAGGAACAAACACTAGAGCTCATCTACACAGCTGTTGACTTTCACACCAAGAGAAAGTCAAACAT GGAGCAGCAGATGGCCTCCCATAACGATGACGAAGTGGTTTACAGCACAGTGTGCAG ggAACTCTTGAACCCTTCATATGTTGAAACTCTCTGA
- the LOC120575371 gene encoding neuropeptide B-like, which produces MEMPAKLVFPVVVISVLVACSPTEAWYKQVAGPSYYSVGRASGLLSGNRRSPYVRRAEPDPSDSEELATNSASPEFPPRNFILKTMAVCIKDITPNLQSCELFQEIKGSFKCQADVFLTLDSADCAED; this is translated from the exons ATGGAGATGCCCGCTAAACTCGTGTTCCCCGTCGTGGTGATCTCCGTGCTGGTGGCTTGCAGTCCGACGGAGGCTTGGTACAAGCAGGTGGCCGGCCCAAGCTACTACTCTGTGGGCAGGGCGTCCGGCTTGCTGTCCGGTAACCGGAGGTCACCGTACGTCAGGAGAGCCGAGCCGGACCCGTCAGACAGCGAAGAGCTGGCGACCAACAGCGCGTCTCCTGAATTCCCTCCGCGCAATTTCATCCTGAAGACGATG GCTGTTTGCATCAAAGACATTACACCAAACCTGCAGAGCTGTGAACTCTTCCAGGAAATCAAAGGTTCATTTAAGTGCCAAGCAGACGTCTTCCTCACTCTGGACTCTGCAGACTGTGCAGAAGACTGA
- the LOC120575368 gene encoding carcinoembryonic antigen-related cell adhesion molecule 6-like isoform X5: MCNMCIVTWTLMPLFLAGVLCNTWEVVYHQRRICAVKGSSAVIPCSFYYPKNLRVKRVMWVQVKSHPFRTLFISDRKMKQVTTRFQYFGDKHHNCSLKIHQVEHNDTGKYTFRFTTNSKGGKWTGRVGSTLKVVDLSISVTKPNGNGTTKEGKSVNLTCRNICDGSKLLSAFTWFKNGEPITEGPTLYLSNMSSTNSGNYTCSLKTHTGTTSGVIHIDVKYGPKNTSVSVRPSMEADAGSNINLTCSSHANPPVENYTWFKIDDDDNIMDVGNGPVFVPGDGGQYLCSATNKHGSQNSSVVTFKIKPYWATCTRDVLIIATVAVLLIGITVTAVRRIQTMSTGCPVTTNHNREISTRKQQQKSSMQLYTSPTKESQTWPPIIMKT, from the exons ATGTGTAACATGTGCATTGTGACGTGGACACTGATGCCACTGTTTCTGGCTG GTGTTCTCTGCAATACATGGGAAGTGGTATACCATCAGCGACGTATCTGTGCAGTGAAAGGCTCGTCTGCTGTCATTCCTTGTTCATTCTACTATCCTAAGAACCTGAGAGTGAAAAGAGTCATGTGGGTTCAAGTTAAGTCTCATCCTTTCAGGACTCTCTTTATTTCTGACAGGAAGATGAAACAAGTCACTACAAGATTCCAGTATTTTGGTGACAAACATCACAATTGTTCTTTAAAAATACACCAAGTGGAGCATAATGATACAGGGAAATACACCTTCAGATTTACAACTAACTCCAAAGGGGGCAAGTGGACTGGTAGAGTTGGCTCAACACTGAAGGTTGTTG ATTTGAGCATTTCGGTTACAAAGCCTAATGGAAACGGAACAACAAAGGAGGGCAAGTCTGTGAATCTGACCTGCAGAAACATCTGTGATGGCAGTAAACTTCTATCTGCTTTCACCTGGTTTAAGAATGGAGAACCTATAACTGAAGGACCTACACTTTATTTAAGCAACATGTCCTCCACAAACTCTGGAAACTACACTTGttctctgaaaacacacacaggaacaactTCAGGAGTCATACATATTGATGTCAAGT ATGGCCCCAAGAACACATCAGTGTCTGTCAGACCCTCGATGGAGGCAGACGCCGGCAGCAACATAAAcctgacctgcagcagccatgCAAACCCCCCAGTGGAGAATTATACTTGGTTTAAAATAGATGACGATGATAATATAATGGATGTTGGAAACGGGCCTGTGTTCGTCCCTGGTGATGGTGGCCAGTATTTATGCAGTGCCACCAACAAACATGGAAGCCAAAACTCCTCTGTTGTCACTTTTAAAATTAAAC CATACTGGGCAACATGTACCAGAGATGTACTGATCATTGCTACTGTTGCTGTGCTCCTGATTGGGATTACTGTTACCGCCGTCAGAAG AATACAGACTATGTCAACTGGCTGCCCTGTgacaaccaatcacaacagGGAAATCAGTACGAGGAAGCAGCAACAGAAGTCATCTATGCAACTGTACACTTCACCAACAAAAGAAAGTCAAAC ATGGCCTCCCATAATAATGAAGACGTAG
- the LOC120575368 gene encoding B-cell receptor CD22-like isoform X8: protein MSSTNSGNYTCSLKTHTGTTSGVIHIDVEYGPKNTSVSVRPSMEADAGSNITLTCSSHANPPVENYTWFKMDDDDDIMDVGNGPVFVPGDGGQYLCSATNKHGSQNSPVFPLKIKQYWTFTRDVLIIPIIAGVSVLLIVTTVIAIGKLKSKRTRAPETDCEEDIQNTVYVNYPVFDNNQSQERTGCEEQTLELIYTAVDFHTKRKSNMEQQMASHNDDEVVYSTVCRELLNPSYVETL from the exons ATGTCCTCCACAAACTCTGGAAACTACACTTGttctctgaaaacacacacaggaacaactTCAGGAGTCATACACATTGATGTCGAGT ATGGCCCCAAGAACACATCAGTGTCTGTCAGACCCTCGATGGAGGCAGACGCCGGCAGCAACATAACcctgacctgcagcagccatgCAAACCCCCCAGTGGAGAATTATACTTGGTTTAAAATGGATGACGATGATGATATAATGGATGTTGGAAACGGGCCTGTGTTCGTCCCTGGTGATGGTGGCCAGTATTTATGCAGTGCCACCAACAAACATGGAAGCCAAAACTCCCCTGTTTTTCCTTTAAAAATTAAAC AATATTGGACATTTACCAGAGATGTACTTATCATTCCCATAATTGCCGGGGTTTCAGTGCTTCTGATTGTGACCACTGTTATTGCCATCGGAAA ACTCAAAAGTAAAAGGACAAGAGCACCAGAGACTGACTGTGAGGAGGACATACAG AATACGGTCTATGTCAACTATCCTGTTTTTGACAATAACCAATCACAAGAGAGAACTGGATGTGAGGAACAAACACTAGAGCTCATCTACACAGCTGTTGACTTTCACACCAAGAGAAAGTCAAACAT GGAGCAGCAGATGGCCTCCCATAACGATGACGAAGTGGTTTACAGCACAGTGTGCAG ggAACTCTTGAACCCTTCATATGTTGAAACTCTCTGA
- the LOC120575368 gene encoding carcinoembryonic antigen-related cell adhesion molecule 6-like isoform X6 has translation MCNMCIVTWTLMPLFLAGVLCNTWEVVYHQRRICAVKGSSAVIPCSFYYPKNLRVKRVMWVQVKSHPFRTLFISDRKMKQVTTRFQYFGDKHHNCSLKIHQVEHNDTGKYTFRFTTNSKGGKWTGRVGSTLKVVDLSISVTKPNGNGTTKEGKSVNLTCRNICDGSKLLSAFTWFKNGEPITEGPTLYLSNMSSTNSGNYTCSLKTHTGTTSGVIHIDVKYGPKNTSVSVRPSMEADAGSNINLTCSSHANPPVENYTWFKIDDDDNIMDVGNGPVFVPGDGGQYLCSATNKHGSQNSSVVTFKIKPYWATCTRDVLIIATVAVLLIGITVTAVRRIQTMSTGCPVTTNHNREISTRKQQQKSSMQLYTSPTKESQTNQLSNPL, from the exons ATGTGTAACATGTGCATTGTGACGTGGACACTGATGCCACTGTTTCTGGCTG GTGTTCTCTGCAATACATGGGAAGTGGTATACCATCAGCGACGTATCTGTGCAGTGAAAGGCTCGTCTGCTGTCATTCCTTGTTCATTCTACTATCCTAAGAACCTGAGAGTGAAAAGAGTCATGTGGGTTCAAGTTAAGTCTCATCCTTTCAGGACTCTCTTTATTTCTGACAGGAAGATGAAACAAGTCACTACAAGATTCCAGTATTTTGGTGACAAACATCACAATTGTTCTTTAAAAATACACCAAGTGGAGCATAATGATACAGGGAAATACACCTTCAGATTTACAACTAACTCCAAAGGGGGCAAGTGGACTGGTAGAGTTGGCTCAACACTGAAGGTTGTTG ATTTGAGCATTTCGGTTACAAAGCCTAATGGAAACGGAACAACAAAGGAGGGCAAGTCTGTGAATCTGACCTGCAGAAACATCTGTGATGGCAGTAAACTTCTATCTGCTTTCACCTGGTTTAAGAATGGAGAACCTATAACTGAAGGACCTACACTTTATTTAAGCAACATGTCCTCCACAAACTCTGGAAACTACACTTGttctctgaaaacacacacaggaacaactTCAGGAGTCATACATATTGATGTCAAGT ATGGCCCCAAGAACACATCAGTGTCTGTCAGACCCTCGATGGAGGCAGACGCCGGCAGCAACATAAAcctgacctgcagcagccatgCAAACCCCCCAGTGGAGAATTATACTTGGTTTAAAATAGATGACGATGATAATATAATGGATGTTGGAAACGGGCCTGTGTTCGTCCCTGGTGATGGTGGCCAGTATTTATGCAGTGCCACCAACAAACATGGAAGCCAAAACTCCTCTGTTGTCACTTTTAAAATTAAAC CATACTGGGCAACATGTACCAGAGATGTACTGATCATTGCTACTGTTGCTGTGCTCCTGATTGGGATTACTGTTACCGCCGTCAGAAG AATACAGACTATGTCAACTGGCTGCCCTGTgacaaccaatcacaacagGGAAATCAGTACGAGGAAGCAGCAACAGAAGTCATCTATGCAACTGTACACTTCACCAACAAAAGAAAGTCAAAC GAACCAACTATCGAACCCTTTATAG
- the LOC120575368 gene encoding B-cell receptor CD22-like isoform X1: MCVEGRNLTWTLMLLFLTGALCSQWKVNYHEQHICAVKDSSVVILCSFYYPDNLIVQSVIWGHEKYNIFDGPFIFDSKLNKTSLRFQYIGDTNHNCSLKIHQVEHNDTGKHTFRFTTNSNEGKWTGRVGSTLKVVDLSISVTKPNGNGTTKEGDSVNLTCRNSCDGSKLSAFTWFKNGEPITEGPTLYLSNMSSTNSGNYTCSLKTHTGTTSGVIHIDVEYGPKNTSVSVRPSMEADAGSNITLTCSSHANPPVENYTWFKMDDDDDIMDVGNGPVFVPGDGGQYLCSATNKHGSQNSPVFPLKIKQYWTFTRDVLIIPIIAGVSVLLIVTTVIAIGKLKSKRTRAPETDCEEDIQNTVYVNYPVFDNNQSQERTGCEEQTLELIYTAVDFHTKRKSNMEQQMASHNDDEVVYSTVCRELLNPSYVETL, translated from the exons ATGTGTGTTGAAGGCAGAAACCTGACATGGACACTGATGCTGCTGTTTCTGACTG GTGCTCTTTGCAGTCAGTGGAAAGTGAATTATCACGAGCAACATATCTGTGCAGTGAAAGACTCGTCTGTTGTCATTCTTTGTTCATTTTACTATCCTGACAACCTGATAGTACAAAGTGTCATATGGGGTCatgaaaaatataatatttttgaTGGTCCTTTCATATTTGACAGCAAGTTGAATAAAACCTCCTTGAGATTTCAGTATATTGGTGACACAAATCACAATTGTTCTTTAAAAATACACCAAGTGGAGCATAATGATACAGGAAAACACACCTTCAGATTTACAACTAACTCCAACGAGGGCAAGTGGACTGGTAGAGTTGGCTCAACATTAAAGGTTGTTG ATTTGAGCATTTCGGTTACAAAGCCTAATGGAAACGGAACAACAAAGGAGGGCGACTCTGTGAATCTGACCTGCAGAAACAGCTGTGATGGCAGTAAACTATCTGCTTTCACCTGGTTTAAGAATGGAGAACCTATAACTGAAGGACCTACACTTTATTTAAGCAACATGTCCTCCACAAACTCTGGAAACTACACTTGttctctgaaaacacacacaggaacaactTCAGGAGTCATACACATTGATGTCGAGT ATGGCCCCAAGAACACATCAGTGTCTGTCAGACCCTCGATGGAGGCAGACGCCGGCAGCAACATAACcctgacctgcagcagccatgCAAACCCCCCAGTGGAGAATTATACTTGGTTTAAAATGGATGACGATGATGATATAATGGATGTTGGAAACGGGCCTGTGTTCGTCCCTGGTGATGGTGGCCAGTATTTATGCAGTGCCACCAACAAACATGGAAGCCAAAACTCCCCTGTTTTTCCTTTAAAAATTAAAC AATATTGGACATTTACCAGAGATGTACTTATCATTCCCATAATTGCCGGGGTTTCAGTGCTTCTGATTGTGACCACTGTTATTGCCATCGGAAA ACTCAAAAGTAAAAGGACAAGAGCACCAGAGACTGACTGTGAGGAGGACATACAG AATACGGTCTATGTCAACTATCCTGTTTTTGACAATAACCAATCACAAGAGAGAACTGGATGTGAGGAACAAACACTAGAGCTCATCTACACAGCTGTTGACTTTCACACCAAGAGAAAGTCAAACAT GGAGCAGCAGATGGCCTCCCATAACGATGACGAAGTGGTTTACAGCACAGTGTGCAG ggAACTCTTGAACCCTTCATATGTTGAAACTCTCTGA